A stretch of Cheilinus undulatus linkage group 20, ASM1832078v1, whole genome shotgun sequence DNA encodes these proteins:
- the LOC121527821 gene encoding phospholysine phosphohistidine inorganic pyrophosphate phosphatase isoform X2, with product MADMNWPGCAKSLKGVILDMCGVLYDSGEGDGVAIPGAAEAVKKLKTSDLQLRFCTNETQASRDKFVAKLGRLGFDISVPEVFSPAPAAVAVLKERGLRPHLLVYDGLLSEFETVDKTNPNCVVIGDAAEKFSYENMNDAFRVLVGLEKPVLFSLGQGRYYKETDGLKLDVGVFMKALEYACDLKAEVIGKPSPMFFQSVLNDMGLQPHEVLMIGDDLVNDVGGAQNCGMKGVQVRTGKYSTLDLGKQAC from the exons ATGGCTGACATGAACTGGCCAGGCTGTgcaaagagtttaaaaggtgtCATTTTGGACATGTGTGGCGTTTTATACGACAGCGGGGAGGGAGACGGGGTCGCCATTCCTGGTGCGGCCGAAGCTGTAAAAAA GCTGAAAACATCTGACCTGCAGCTGCGATTCTGCACCAATGAGACACAGGCCAGCAGAGACAAGTTTGTTGCCAAACTGGGAAGACTGGGCTTTGACATCTCTGTCCCTGAGGTCTTCTCCCCTGCACCTGCAGCCGTGGCTGTCCTGAAGGAGAGAGGTTTACGGCCCCACCTGCTGGTGTATGATG GACTTCTCTCGGAGTTTGAAACTGTTGACAAAACCAACCCAAACTGTGTGGTGATCGGAGATGCGGCTGAAAAGTTTTCCTATGAGAATATGAACGATGCATTCAGGGTCCTTGTAGGTTTGGAGAAGCCAGTGCTGTTCTCTTTGGGCCAAGG GAGGTACTACAAGGAGACAGATGGTCTGAAACTAGATGTTGGTGTTTTCATGAAGGCTCTAGAG TATGCCTGTGATTTAAAGGCTGAAGTAATCGGGAAACCTTCACCAATGTTCTTCCAGAGTGTCCTCAATGACATGGGACTCCAACCTCATGAG GTGCTGATGATTGGCGATGATCTGGTGAACGATGTAGGTGGAGCCCAGAACTGTGGAATGAAAGGTGTTCAAGTCAGGACTGGAAAGTACAG CACACTCGACTTAGGAAAACAAGCCTGCTGA